In a single window of the Acinetobacter tibetensis genome:
- a CDS encoding PA1571 family protein, which produces MGMSEKIIKQGIKNVLDNKNVHTGYIVDEQGKETQITTAMVRSVCHQLLKQCRSIKA; this is translated from the coding sequence ATGGGCATGAGTGAAAAAATTATCAAACAAGGTATTAAGAACGTGCTAGATAATAAAAACGTACATACGGGTTATATCGTAGACGAACAAGGCAAAGAAACTCAAATTACAACTGCTATGGTTCGTTCGGTTTGTCATCAGCTACTGAAACAGTGTCGCAGTATTAAAGCTTAA
- a CDS encoding WS/DGAT/MGAT family O-acyltransferase, with protein sequence MRPLHPIDFIFLTLEKRQQPMHVGGLFLFQIPEHAPETFLQNLVADIRNSKSIPIPPFNNKLNGLLWDEDEEFDLDHHFRHIALPHPGRIRELLTYISQEHSALIDRAKPLWTCYIIEGIEGNRFAMYFKIHHAMVDGIAGMRLVEKSLSHDPHAKSIVPPWCVEGPRAKRIKEAKVSRMKKIITGLKQQVEATPIVMRELSKTVMQDMGRNPDYVSSFQAPSSILNQRVSSSRRFAAQSFEFDRLRHIATSLNVTINDVVLAICSGALREYLLSQNALPKKPLIAMVPASIRDDDSEVSNRITMILANLGTHKEDPLERLQIIRRSVLNAKERFKRMNSNQIMNYSAFVYGAAGLNIASGLMPKRQAFNLVISNVPGPREPLYWNGAKLDALYPASIILDGQALNITMTSYLDKLEVGLTACRVALPKMQNLLTHLEEEIQRFESIVGVKSPKLKAVS encoded by the coding sequence ATGCGCCCCTTACACCCCATTGACTTTATTTTTTTAACATTAGAAAAACGGCAGCAACCGATGCACGTTGGGGGATTATTCCTTTTCCAAATTCCTGAGCATGCACCTGAAACTTTTCTACAGAATTTAGTTGCGGATATTCGCAACTCAAAATCTATTCCTATTCCACCATTTAACAATAAATTAAATGGTCTGTTATGGGATGAAGATGAAGAGTTTGATCTCGATCATCATTTTCGCCATATTGCCTTACCCCATCCTGGACGCATTCGTGAATTACTGACCTATATCTCACAAGAGCATAGCGCCCTTATTGATCGAGCTAAGCCTTTATGGACGTGTTACATCATCGAGGGAATCGAAGGTAACCGTTTTGCGATGTATTTTAAAATTCACCATGCCATGGTCGACGGTATTGCAGGTATGCGTCTGGTCGAAAAATCGCTATCTCACGATCCACATGCCAAAAGCATTGTGCCGCCGTGGTGTGTTGAAGGGCCTCGTGCCAAACGCATAAAAGAAGCGAAAGTCAGCCGCATGAAAAAAATCATCACTGGGTTGAAACAACAGGTTGAAGCAACCCCTATCGTGATGCGGGAACTTTCCAAAACAGTTATGCAGGATATGGGGCGTAATCCAGACTATGTGTCCAGCTTTCAAGCACCAAGCAGTATTTTGAATCAGCGTGTCAGTTCATCACGCCGCTTTGCTGCCCAGTCTTTTGAGTTTGATCGTCTGCGTCATATTGCGACATCTTTAAATGTCACGATTAACGATGTGGTATTGGCGATTTGCTCTGGTGCATTACGTGAATATTTACTGAGTCAAAATGCCCTACCCAAAAAGCCTTTGATTGCCATGGTTCCTGCTTCTATTCGGGATGATGATTCAGAAGTATCGAATCGAATTACCATGATTTTGGCAAATTTGGGAACACATAAAGAAGATCCTTTAGAACGTTTGCAGATTATTCGTCGTAGTGTCCTGAATGCAAAAGAACGCTTTAAACGCATGAACTCAAACCAAATCATGAATTATAGTGCTTTTGTATATGGCGCCGCAGGCTTAAATATTGCCTCAGGTTTAATGCCAAAACGTCAGGCATTTAATTTGGTTATCTCTAACGTACCAGGCCCACGTGAACCTTTATATTGGAATGGTGCCAAATTAGATGCGTTGTATCCAGCATCCATTATTTTAGATGGTCAAGCGCTCAATATTACGATGACCAGTTATTTGGATAAGCTTGAAGTCGGTCTGACGGCATGCCGTGTTGCACTACCTAAAATGCAGAATTTATTGACGCATTTGGAAGAAGAAATTCAACGATTTGAAAGTATTGTTGGGGTCAAAAGCCCAAAGTTGAAGGCGGTGAGTTAA